The following coding sequences are from one Venturia canescens isolate UGA chromosome 5, ASM1945775v1, whole genome shotgun sequence window:
- the LOC122410771 gene encoding uncharacterized protein isoform X6, which produces MGHVAQIAASFFTFSIVAFAQTPIKFLIVTESTDVTIKGVINEVLAIAEKDFGGGVLRMDAVIIEVNREDLDSSLDNACAAMMSGITMLLDLTWTGWEQLQKIAASNTIIYRRGELAILPYIQALDDLLTDKNATDMALIFENEQDLNQSLYYLIGESIIRLVVIDELSDATIAKIRAVRPSPSYYAIFATTDRMEYLFKTALDGGLVRRNGTWYLLFTDRKYQNFKYISGGAELNVTVDVITMSTRSCCQILGQVPCKCPDDFQVFPHFVKRLIGIFVATFAEMIRNGVSFKVKSFKCEIGNTTNATHPLTKAFNVTLAGLLLQNDLLRYEDKYMILAPRVTMEFETLKDGNLERLGNWTQQDRINLAPGKQNLPAKRYFRVGTTEAVPWSSIKRDPVTGLPVKDSEGKDIWEGYCIDFIKELSVQSNFDYDLVIPEDMSFGEKLPNGKWTGLVGDLARGVGYDFEKILIYRAHNRLHNINDGIRGTTKIFREFTLKESFWFALTSFTPQGGGEAPKALSSRTLVAAYWLFVVLMLATFTANLAAFLTVERMQSPVQSLEQLARQSRINYTVLANSTIHQYFTNMKNAEDKLYNVWKEITLNSTSDQIEYRVWDYPIKEQYGHILLAISQVGPVKTAEEGFRKVLESDDAEFAFIHDSAEIKYQVTRDCNLTEVGEVFAEQPYAIAVQQGSHLQEEISRRILDLQKARYFERLAGEYWNSTLKNQCQNVDDNEGITLESLGGVFIATLFGLALAMITLAGEVIYYRRRNSLNNDNKSKEAEQRAKERRRYEKSMMDKITENLKMMKPAPSVGAFVDRPLGPRPRVSHISVYPRNFPFKE; this is translated from the exons ATGGGTCACGTCGCCCAAATAGCCGCGtctttcttcactttttccaTCGTTGCGTTCGCCCAAACGCCGATTAAATTCC TGATCGTAACCGAGAGCACGGATGTGACGATTAAGGGGGTGATAAACGAGGTACTCGCGATCGCGGAAAAGGATTTTGGCGGTGGCGTATTGAGGATGGACGCCGTCATTATCGAAGTCAACCGTGAAGACCTCGACTCGAGTCTGGATAATG CCTGTGCAGCCATGATGAGCGGAATCACGATGCTCTTGGATTTGACGTGGACCGGTTGGGAACAATTGCAAAAAATAGCCGCTTCGAATACGATTATTTACAGACGCGGTGAACTGGCCATTTTGCCGTACATTCAGGCTCTCGATGACTTGTTGACCGATAAAAATGCGACCGACATGGCCCTCATCTTCGAAAACGAACAAG ATTTGAACCAATCGTTGTATTACTTGATTGGAGAATCGATAATACGGTTGGTCGTTATCGATGAACTGTCGGATGCAACGATCGCTAAAATTCGTGCCGTCAGACCATCGCCCTCGTATTACGCGATTTTTGCGACAACCGATCGAATGGAATATCTCTTCAAGACC GCTCTCGATGGAGGATTGGTGAGGAGAAACGGGACCTGGTACCTTCTGTTTACCGACAGGAagtatcaaaatttcaaatacatCTCGGGTGGTGCCGAGTTGAACGTAACCGTCGACGTTATCACGATGAGCACGCGATCCTGCTGTCAGATACTCGGTCAAGTGCCCTGCAAATGTCCCGACGATTTCCAG gTATTTCCACACTTTGTCAAAAGATTGATCGGCATTTTTGTGGCAACTTTTGCCGAAATGATTAGAAACGGAGTGAGTTTCAAAGTAAAGTCGTTCAAGTGCGAAATCGGTAATACAACTAATGCGACGCATCCTCTGACGAAAGCCTTCAACGTAACACTCGCCGGG CTATTGCTCCAAAACGATTTACTTCGGTACGAGGACAAGTACATGATTTTGGCGCCTCGTGTAACCATGGAGTTCGAGACCCTCAAAGATGGTAATCTGGAGAGACTCGGCAATTGGACGCAGCAGGACCGCATTAATCTTGCACcgggaaaacaaaatttaccGGCTAAACGTTATTTCAGAGTTGGAACAACCGAG GCCGTACCGTGGTCATCGATAAAGAGAGATCCGGTGACCGGTTTACCGGTGAAGGACAGCGAGGGTAAAGACATTTGGGAAGGATACTGCATCGATTTTATCAAAGAACTTTCCGTACAATCTAACTTTGATTACGATCTCGTGATTCCCGAGGATATGTCTTTTGGTGAAAAACTGCCGAATGGAAAGTGGACAGGACTGGTGGGTGACCTCGCTCGAGGA GTGGGCtacgattttgaaaaaattctcatctaTCGCGCGCACAATCGTCTGCACAATATAAACGATGGTATCCGTGgaacgacgaaaattttcagagAATTCACGCTCAAAGAGAGCTTCTGGTTTGCCCTGACTTCATTCACACCTCAGGGTGGCGGGGAAGCCCCGAAAGCTCTTTCCAGCAGAACACTCGTCGCAGCTTATTGGTTATTCGTCGTTCTCATGCTCGCAACGTTTACCGCGAACCTCGCCGCTTTTCTCACGGTCGAGAGAATGCAG TCACCGGTCCAATCGCTCGAACAGCTGGCTCGACAATCGCGAATCAATTATACCGTGCTGGCCAACTCGACGATCCACCAATAttttacaaatatgaaaaatgccGAAGATAAGCTTTACAA TGTATGGAAGGAAATAACTCTCAACAGCACGAGCGATCAGATCGAGTACAGAGTTTGGGATTATCCTATAAAAGAACAGTACGGTCATATTCTTTTGGCCATCTCGCAAGTTGGCCCCGTTAAAACGGCCGAGGAAGGTTTCCGGAAG GTTCTCGAAAGTGACGACGCCGAGTTTGCGTTCATTCACGACTCCGCTGAAATAAAGTATCAAGTAACAAGAGATTGCAACTTGACCGAAGTCGGGGAAGTTTTTGCCGAACAACCGTACGCAATTGCGGTACAACAGGGCAGCCACCTTCAGGAGGAAATAAGCAGAAG AATATTGGATCTCCAAAAGGCAAGATATTTCGAGCGATTGGCCGGAGAATATTGGAACAGCACTCTCAAAAATCAATGTCAAAATGTCGACGATAACGAGGGTATTACACTGGAAAGTCTTG GGGGTGTGTTCATCGCGACGCTGTTCGGCCTGGCGCTTGCGATGATAACACTTGCCGGGGAGGTGATTTATTATCGGCGAAGAAATTCTCTCAACAATGACAACAAGTCGAAAGAAGCTGAACAACGAGCGAAGGAACGGCGGCGCtatgaaaaatcgatgatGGACAAAATAACGGAAAACTTGAAGATGATGAAACCGGCCCCGAGCGTGGGGGCTTTCGTTGACAGGCCCCTCGGCCCCAGACCACGCGTATCACATATTTCCGTTTATCCCCGCAACTTTCCATTCAAGGAATAA
- the LOC122410771 gene encoding glutamate [NMDA] receptor subunit 1-like isoform X3 — protein MGHVAQIAASFFTFSIVAFAQTPIKFLIVTESTDVTIKGVINEVLAIAEKDFGGGVLRMDAVIIEVNREDLDSSLDNACAAMMSGITMLLDLTWTGWEQLQKIAASNTIIYRRGELAILPYIQALDDLLTDKNATDMALIFENEQDLNQSLYYLIGESIIRLVVIDELSDATIAKIRAVRPSPSYYAIFATTDRMEYLFKTALDGGLVRRNGTWYLLFTDRKYQNFKYISGGAELNVTVDVITMSTRSCCQILGQVPCKCPDDFQVFPHFVKRLIGIFVATFAEMIRNGVSFKVKSFKCEIGNTTNATHPLTKAFNVTLAGLLLQNDLLRYEDKYMILAPRVTMEFETLKDGNLERLGNWTQQDRINLAPGKQNLPAKRYFRVGTTEAVPWSSIKRDPVTGLPVKDSEGKDIWEGYCIDFIKELSVQSNFDYDLVIPEDMSFGEKLPNGKWTGLVGDLARGETDISIGAMTMTSEREEVVDFVTPFFEQSGILIVMRKPSRKTSLFKFMTVLRLEVWLSIVGALTLTGIMIWILDKYSPYSARNNKKIYPYPCREFTLKESFWFALTSFTPQGGGEAPKALSSRTLVAAYWLFVVLMLATFTANLAAFLTVERMQSPVQSLEQLARQSRINYTVLANSTIHQYFTNMKNAEDKLYNVWKEITLNSTSDQIEYRVWDYPIKEQYGHILLAISQVGPVKTAEEGFRKVLESDDAEFAFIHDSAEIKYQVTRDCNLTEVGEVFAEQPYAIAVQQGSHLQEEISRRILDLQKARYFERLAGEYWNSTLKNQCQNVDDNEGITLESLGGVFIATLFGLALAMITLAGEVIYYRRRNSLNNDNKSKEAEQRAKERRRYEKSMMDKITENLKMMKPAPSVGAFVDRPLGPRPRVSHISVYPRNFPFKE, from the exons ATGGGTCACGTCGCCCAAATAGCCGCGtctttcttcactttttccaTCGTTGCGTTCGCCCAAACGCCGATTAAATTCC TGATCGTAACCGAGAGCACGGATGTGACGATTAAGGGGGTGATAAACGAGGTACTCGCGATCGCGGAAAAGGATTTTGGCGGTGGCGTATTGAGGATGGACGCCGTCATTATCGAAGTCAACCGTGAAGACCTCGACTCGAGTCTGGATAATG CCTGTGCAGCCATGATGAGCGGAATCACGATGCTCTTGGATTTGACGTGGACCGGTTGGGAACAATTGCAAAAAATAGCCGCTTCGAATACGATTATTTACAGACGCGGTGAACTGGCCATTTTGCCGTACATTCAGGCTCTCGATGACTTGTTGACCGATAAAAATGCGACCGACATGGCCCTCATCTTCGAAAACGAACAAG ATTTGAACCAATCGTTGTATTACTTGATTGGAGAATCGATAATACGGTTGGTCGTTATCGATGAACTGTCGGATGCAACGATCGCTAAAATTCGTGCCGTCAGACCATCGCCCTCGTATTACGCGATTTTTGCGACAACCGATCGAATGGAATATCTCTTCAAGACC GCTCTCGATGGAGGATTGGTGAGGAGAAACGGGACCTGGTACCTTCTGTTTACCGACAGGAagtatcaaaatttcaaatacatCTCGGGTGGTGCCGAGTTGAACGTAACCGTCGACGTTATCACGATGAGCACGCGATCCTGCTGTCAGATACTCGGTCAAGTGCCCTGCAAATGTCCCGACGATTTCCAG gTATTTCCACACTTTGTCAAAAGATTGATCGGCATTTTTGTGGCAACTTTTGCCGAAATGATTAGAAACGGAGTGAGTTTCAAAGTAAAGTCGTTCAAGTGCGAAATCGGTAATACAACTAATGCGACGCATCCTCTGACGAAAGCCTTCAACGTAACACTCGCCGGG CTATTGCTCCAAAACGATTTACTTCGGTACGAGGACAAGTACATGATTTTGGCGCCTCGTGTAACCATGGAGTTCGAGACCCTCAAAGATGGTAATCTGGAGAGACTCGGCAATTGGACGCAGCAGGACCGCATTAATCTTGCACcgggaaaacaaaatttaccGGCTAAACGTTATTTCAGAGTTGGAACAACCGAG GCCGTACCGTGGTCATCGATAAAGAGAGATCCGGTGACCGGTTTACCGGTGAAGGACAGCGAGGGTAAAGACATTTGGGAAGGATACTGCATCGATTTTATCAAAGAACTTTCCGTACAATCTAACTTTGATTACGATCTCGTGATTCCCGAGGATATGTCTTTTGGTGAAAAACTGCCGAATGGAAAGTGGACAGGACTGGTGGGTGACCTCGCTCGAGGA GAAACTGACATCTCGATCGGCGCAATGACGATGACCTCCGAACGCGAGGAAGTCGTTGACTTTGTAACACCGTTTTTCGAACAGTCCGGTATACTCATTG TGATGAGAAAACCTTCACGGAAAACATCTCTCTTCAAATTCATGACCGTCCTAAGACTGGAAGTCTGGCTCAGTATAGTCGGAGCTCTGACACTCACTGGAATAATGATCTGGattttggataaatattctccCTACAGCGctcgaaacaacaaaaaaatttatcctTATCCCTGCAG agAATTCACGCTCAAAGAGAGCTTCTGGTTTGCCCTGACTTCATTCACACCTCAGGGTGGCGGGGAAGCCCCGAAAGCTCTTTCCAGCAGAACACTCGTCGCAGCTTATTGGTTATTCGTCGTTCTCATGCTCGCAACGTTTACCGCGAACCTCGCCGCTTTTCTCACGGTCGAGAGAATGCAG TCACCGGTCCAATCGCTCGAACAGCTGGCTCGACAATCGCGAATCAATTATACCGTGCTGGCCAACTCGACGATCCACCAATAttttacaaatatgaaaaatgccGAAGATAAGCTTTACAA TGTATGGAAGGAAATAACTCTCAACAGCACGAGCGATCAGATCGAGTACAGAGTTTGGGATTATCCTATAAAAGAACAGTACGGTCATATTCTTTTGGCCATCTCGCAAGTTGGCCCCGTTAAAACGGCCGAGGAAGGTTTCCGGAAG GTTCTCGAAAGTGACGACGCCGAGTTTGCGTTCATTCACGACTCCGCTGAAATAAAGTATCAAGTAACAAGAGATTGCAACTTGACCGAAGTCGGGGAAGTTTTTGCCGAACAACCGTACGCAATTGCGGTACAACAGGGCAGCCACCTTCAGGAGGAAATAAGCAGAAG AATATTGGATCTCCAAAAGGCAAGATATTTCGAGCGATTGGCCGGAGAATATTGGAACAGCACTCTCAAAAATCAATGTCAAAATGTCGACGATAACGAGGGTATTACACTGGAAAGTCTTG GGGGTGTGTTCATCGCGACGCTGTTCGGCCTGGCGCTTGCGATGATAACACTTGCCGGGGAGGTGATTTATTATCGGCGAAGAAATTCTCTCAACAATGACAACAAGTCGAAAGAAGCTGAACAACGAGCGAAGGAACGGCGGCGCtatgaaaaatcgatgatGGACAAAATAACGGAAAACTTGAAGATGATGAAACCGGCCCCGAGCGTGGGGGCTTTCGTTGACAGGCCCCTCGGCCCCAGACCACGCGTATCACATATTTCCGTTTATCCCCGCAACTTTCCATTCAAGGAATAA
- the LOC122410771 gene encoding glutamate [NMDA] receptor subunit 1-like isoform X4: MGHVAQIAASFFTFSIVAFAQTPIKFLIVTESTDVTIKGVINEVLAIAEKDFGGGVLRMDAVIIEVNREDLDSSLDNACAAMMSGITMLLDLTWTGWEQLQKIAASNTIIYRRGELAILPYIQALDDLLTDKNATDMALIFENEQDLNQSLYYLIGESIIRLVVIDELSDATIAKIRAVRPSPSYYAIFATTDRMEYLFKTALDGGLVRRNGTWYLLFTDRKYQNFKYISGGAELNVTVDVITMSTRSCCQILGQVPCKCPDDFQVFPHFVKRLIGIFVATFAEMIRNGVSFKVKSFKCEIGNTTNATHPLTKAFNVTLAGLLLQNDLLRYEDKYMILAPRVTMEFETLKDGNLERLGNWTQQDRINLAPGKQNLPAKRYFRVGTTEAVPWSSIKRDPVTGLPVKDSEGKDIWEGYCIDFIKELSVQSNFDYDLVIPEDMSFGEKLPNGKWTGLVGDLARGETDISIGAMTMTSEREEVVDFVTPFFEQSVMRKPSRKTSLFKFMTVLRLEVWLSIVGALTLTGIMIWILDKYSPYSARNNKKIYPYPCREFTLKESFWFALTSFTPQGGGEAPKALSSRTLVAAYWLFVVLMLATFTANLAAFLTVERMQSPVQSLEQLARQSRINYTVLANSTIHQYFTNMKNAEDKLYNVWKEITLNSTSDQIEYRVWDYPIKEQYGHILLAISQVGPVKTAEEGFRKVLESDDAEFAFIHDSAEIKYQVTRDCNLTEVGEVFAEQPYAIAVQQGSHLQEEISRRILDLQKARYFERLAGEYWNSTLKNQCQNVDDNEGITLESLGGVFIATLFGLALAMITLAGEVIYYRRRNSLNNDNKSKEAEQRAKERRRYEKSMMDKITENLKMMKPAPSVGAFVDRPLGPRPRVSHISVYPRNFPFKE; encoded by the exons ATGGGTCACGTCGCCCAAATAGCCGCGtctttcttcactttttccaTCGTTGCGTTCGCCCAAACGCCGATTAAATTCC TGATCGTAACCGAGAGCACGGATGTGACGATTAAGGGGGTGATAAACGAGGTACTCGCGATCGCGGAAAAGGATTTTGGCGGTGGCGTATTGAGGATGGACGCCGTCATTATCGAAGTCAACCGTGAAGACCTCGACTCGAGTCTGGATAATG CCTGTGCAGCCATGATGAGCGGAATCACGATGCTCTTGGATTTGACGTGGACCGGTTGGGAACAATTGCAAAAAATAGCCGCTTCGAATACGATTATTTACAGACGCGGTGAACTGGCCATTTTGCCGTACATTCAGGCTCTCGATGACTTGTTGACCGATAAAAATGCGACCGACATGGCCCTCATCTTCGAAAACGAACAAG ATTTGAACCAATCGTTGTATTACTTGATTGGAGAATCGATAATACGGTTGGTCGTTATCGATGAACTGTCGGATGCAACGATCGCTAAAATTCGTGCCGTCAGACCATCGCCCTCGTATTACGCGATTTTTGCGACAACCGATCGAATGGAATATCTCTTCAAGACC GCTCTCGATGGAGGATTGGTGAGGAGAAACGGGACCTGGTACCTTCTGTTTACCGACAGGAagtatcaaaatttcaaatacatCTCGGGTGGTGCCGAGTTGAACGTAACCGTCGACGTTATCACGATGAGCACGCGATCCTGCTGTCAGATACTCGGTCAAGTGCCCTGCAAATGTCCCGACGATTTCCAG gTATTTCCACACTTTGTCAAAAGATTGATCGGCATTTTTGTGGCAACTTTTGCCGAAATGATTAGAAACGGAGTGAGTTTCAAAGTAAAGTCGTTCAAGTGCGAAATCGGTAATACAACTAATGCGACGCATCCTCTGACGAAAGCCTTCAACGTAACACTCGCCGGG CTATTGCTCCAAAACGATTTACTTCGGTACGAGGACAAGTACATGATTTTGGCGCCTCGTGTAACCATGGAGTTCGAGACCCTCAAAGATGGTAATCTGGAGAGACTCGGCAATTGGACGCAGCAGGACCGCATTAATCTTGCACcgggaaaacaaaatttaccGGCTAAACGTTATTTCAGAGTTGGAACAACCGAG GCCGTACCGTGGTCATCGATAAAGAGAGATCCGGTGACCGGTTTACCGGTGAAGGACAGCGAGGGTAAAGACATTTGGGAAGGATACTGCATCGATTTTATCAAAGAACTTTCCGTACAATCTAACTTTGATTACGATCTCGTGATTCCCGAGGATATGTCTTTTGGTGAAAAACTGCCGAATGGAAAGTGGACAGGACTGGTGGGTGACCTCGCTCGAGGA GAAACTGACATCTCGATCGGCGCAATGACGATGACCTCCGAACGCGAGGAAGTCGTTGACTTTGTAACACCGTTTTTCGAACAGTCCG TGATGAGAAAACCTTCACGGAAAACATCTCTCTTCAAATTCATGACCGTCCTAAGACTGGAAGTCTGGCTCAGTATAGTCGGAGCTCTGACACTCACTGGAATAATGATCTGGattttggataaatattctccCTACAGCGctcgaaacaacaaaaaaatttatcctTATCCCTGCAG agAATTCACGCTCAAAGAGAGCTTCTGGTTTGCCCTGACTTCATTCACACCTCAGGGTGGCGGGGAAGCCCCGAAAGCTCTTTCCAGCAGAACACTCGTCGCAGCTTATTGGTTATTCGTCGTTCTCATGCTCGCAACGTTTACCGCGAACCTCGCCGCTTTTCTCACGGTCGAGAGAATGCAG TCACCGGTCCAATCGCTCGAACAGCTGGCTCGACAATCGCGAATCAATTATACCGTGCTGGCCAACTCGACGATCCACCAATAttttacaaatatgaaaaatgccGAAGATAAGCTTTACAA TGTATGGAAGGAAATAACTCTCAACAGCACGAGCGATCAGATCGAGTACAGAGTTTGGGATTATCCTATAAAAGAACAGTACGGTCATATTCTTTTGGCCATCTCGCAAGTTGGCCCCGTTAAAACGGCCGAGGAAGGTTTCCGGAAG GTTCTCGAAAGTGACGACGCCGAGTTTGCGTTCATTCACGACTCCGCTGAAATAAAGTATCAAGTAACAAGAGATTGCAACTTGACCGAAGTCGGGGAAGTTTTTGCCGAACAACCGTACGCAATTGCGGTACAACAGGGCAGCCACCTTCAGGAGGAAATAAGCAGAAG AATATTGGATCTCCAAAAGGCAAGATATTTCGAGCGATTGGCCGGAGAATATTGGAACAGCACTCTCAAAAATCAATGTCAAAATGTCGACGATAACGAGGGTATTACACTGGAAAGTCTTG GGGGTGTGTTCATCGCGACGCTGTTCGGCCTGGCGCTTGCGATGATAACACTTGCCGGGGAGGTGATTTATTATCGGCGAAGAAATTCTCTCAACAATGACAACAAGTCGAAAGAAGCTGAACAACGAGCGAAGGAACGGCGGCGCtatgaaaaatcgatgatGGACAAAATAACGGAAAACTTGAAGATGATGAAACCGGCCCCGAGCGTGGGGGCTTTCGTTGACAGGCCCCTCGGCCCCAGACCACGCGTATCACATATTTCCGTTTATCCCCGCAACTTTCCATTCAAGGAATAA
- the LOC122410771 gene encoding glutamate [NMDA] receptor subunit 1-like isoform X1, whose translation MGHVAQIAASFFTFSIVAFAQTPIKFLIVTESTDVTIKGVINEVLAIAEKDFGGGVLRMDAVIIEVNREDLDSSLDNACAAMMSGITMLLDLTWTGWEQLQKIAASNTIIYRRGELAILPYIQALDDLLTDKNATDMALIFENEQDLNQSLYYLIGESIIRLVVIDELSDATIAKIRAVRPSPSYYAIFATTDRMEYLFKTALDGGLVRRNGTWYLLFTDRKYQNFKYISGGAELNVTVDVITMSTRSCCQILGQVPCKCPDDFQVFPHFVKRLIGIFVATFAEMIRNGVSFKVKSFKCEIGNTTNATHPLTKAFNVTLAGLLLQNDLLRYEDKYMILAPRVTMEFETLKDGNLERLGNWTQQDRINLAPGKQNLPAKRYFRVGTTEAVPWSSIKRDPVTGLPVKDSEGKDIWEGYCIDFIKELSVQSNFDYDLVIPEDMSFGEKLPNGKWTGLVGDLARGETDISIGAMTMTSEREEVVDFVTPFFEQSGILIGVMRKPSRKTSLFKFMTVLRLEVWLSIVGALTLTGIMIWILDKYSPYSARNNKKIYPYPCREFTLKESFWFALTSFTPQGGGEAPKALSSRTLVAAYWLFVVLMLATFTANLAAFLTVERMQSPVQSLEQLARQSRINYTVLANSTIHQYFTNMKNAEDKLYNVWKEITLNSTSDQIEYRVWDYPIKEQYGHILLAISQVGPVKTAEEGFRKVLESDDAEFAFIHDSAEIKYQVTRDCNLTEVGEVFAEQPYAIAVQQGSHLQEEISRRILDLQKARYFERLAGEYWNSTLKNQCQNVDDNEGITLESLGGVFIATLFGLALAMITLAGEVIYYRRRNSLNNDNKSKEAEQRAKERRRYEKSMMDKITENLKMMKPAPSVGAFVDRPLGPRPRVSHISVYPRNFPFKE comes from the exons ATGGGTCACGTCGCCCAAATAGCCGCGtctttcttcactttttccaTCGTTGCGTTCGCCCAAACGCCGATTAAATTCC TGATCGTAACCGAGAGCACGGATGTGACGATTAAGGGGGTGATAAACGAGGTACTCGCGATCGCGGAAAAGGATTTTGGCGGTGGCGTATTGAGGATGGACGCCGTCATTATCGAAGTCAACCGTGAAGACCTCGACTCGAGTCTGGATAATG CCTGTGCAGCCATGATGAGCGGAATCACGATGCTCTTGGATTTGACGTGGACCGGTTGGGAACAATTGCAAAAAATAGCCGCTTCGAATACGATTATTTACAGACGCGGTGAACTGGCCATTTTGCCGTACATTCAGGCTCTCGATGACTTGTTGACCGATAAAAATGCGACCGACATGGCCCTCATCTTCGAAAACGAACAAG ATTTGAACCAATCGTTGTATTACTTGATTGGAGAATCGATAATACGGTTGGTCGTTATCGATGAACTGTCGGATGCAACGATCGCTAAAATTCGTGCCGTCAGACCATCGCCCTCGTATTACGCGATTTTTGCGACAACCGATCGAATGGAATATCTCTTCAAGACC GCTCTCGATGGAGGATTGGTGAGGAGAAACGGGACCTGGTACCTTCTGTTTACCGACAGGAagtatcaaaatttcaaatacatCTCGGGTGGTGCCGAGTTGAACGTAACCGTCGACGTTATCACGATGAGCACGCGATCCTGCTGTCAGATACTCGGTCAAGTGCCCTGCAAATGTCCCGACGATTTCCAG gTATTTCCACACTTTGTCAAAAGATTGATCGGCATTTTTGTGGCAACTTTTGCCGAAATGATTAGAAACGGAGTGAGTTTCAAAGTAAAGTCGTTCAAGTGCGAAATCGGTAATACAACTAATGCGACGCATCCTCTGACGAAAGCCTTCAACGTAACACTCGCCGGG CTATTGCTCCAAAACGATTTACTTCGGTACGAGGACAAGTACATGATTTTGGCGCCTCGTGTAACCATGGAGTTCGAGACCCTCAAAGATGGTAATCTGGAGAGACTCGGCAATTGGACGCAGCAGGACCGCATTAATCTTGCACcgggaaaacaaaatttaccGGCTAAACGTTATTTCAGAGTTGGAACAACCGAG GCCGTACCGTGGTCATCGATAAAGAGAGATCCGGTGACCGGTTTACCGGTGAAGGACAGCGAGGGTAAAGACATTTGGGAAGGATACTGCATCGATTTTATCAAAGAACTTTCCGTACAATCTAACTTTGATTACGATCTCGTGATTCCCGAGGATATGTCTTTTGGTGAAAAACTGCCGAATGGAAAGTGGACAGGACTGGTGGGTGACCTCGCTCGAGGA GAAACTGACATCTCGATCGGCGCAATGACGATGACCTCCGAACGCGAGGAAGTCGTTGACTTTGTAACACCGTTTTTCGAACAGTCCGGTATACTCATTGGTG TGATGAGAAAACCTTCACGGAAAACATCTCTCTTCAAATTCATGACCGTCCTAAGACTGGAAGTCTGGCTCAGTATAGTCGGAGCTCTGACACTCACTGGAATAATGATCTGGattttggataaatattctccCTACAGCGctcgaaacaacaaaaaaatttatcctTATCCCTGCAG agAATTCACGCTCAAAGAGAGCTTCTGGTTTGCCCTGACTTCATTCACACCTCAGGGTGGCGGGGAAGCCCCGAAAGCTCTTTCCAGCAGAACACTCGTCGCAGCTTATTGGTTATTCGTCGTTCTCATGCTCGCAACGTTTACCGCGAACCTCGCCGCTTTTCTCACGGTCGAGAGAATGCAG TCACCGGTCCAATCGCTCGAACAGCTGGCTCGACAATCGCGAATCAATTATACCGTGCTGGCCAACTCGACGATCCACCAATAttttacaaatatgaaaaatgccGAAGATAAGCTTTACAA TGTATGGAAGGAAATAACTCTCAACAGCACGAGCGATCAGATCGAGTACAGAGTTTGGGATTATCCTATAAAAGAACAGTACGGTCATATTCTTTTGGCCATCTCGCAAGTTGGCCCCGTTAAAACGGCCGAGGAAGGTTTCCGGAAG GTTCTCGAAAGTGACGACGCCGAGTTTGCGTTCATTCACGACTCCGCTGAAATAAAGTATCAAGTAACAAGAGATTGCAACTTGACCGAAGTCGGGGAAGTTTTTGCCGAACAACCGTACGCAATTGCGGTACAACAGGGCAGCCACCTTCAGGAGGAAATAAGCAGAAG AATATTGGATCTCCAAAAGGCAAGATATTTCGAGCGATTGGCCGGAGAATATTGGAACAGCACTCTCAAAAATCAATGTCAAAATGTCGACGATAACGAGGGTATTACACTGGAAAGTCTTG GGGGTGTGTTCATCGCGACGCTGTTCGGCCTGGCGCTTGCGATGATAACACTTGCCGGGGAGGTGATTTATTATCGGCGAAGAAATTCTCTCAACAATGACAACAAGTCGAAAGAAGCTGAACAACGAGCGAAGGAACGGCGGCGCtatgaaaaatcgatgatGGACAAAATAACGGAAAACTTGAAGATGATGAAACCGGCCCCGAGCGTGGGGGCTTTCGTTGACAGGCCCCTCGGCCCCAGACCACGCGTATCACATATTTCCGTTTATCCCCGCAACTTTCCATTCAAGGAATAA